One window of the Methanomassiliicoccaceae archaeon DOK genome contains the following:
- a CDS encoding DUF2185 domain-containing protein has product MKGVGNSTRVLEKAELLKSLGEYSGCIRTIESVPEEERSYRMTLLLGWAYSDLAVLGDKDSGRDEPDQELLGKAVSILESVGDQGKEDPTWNARMCYALWMTDGREADALEYAMIWKELDPNSEDARKQEVTIRRYIDENVDQNPEMYDEAQWDAVEDHIAEHFGDFPNVFHELVSPDIHVDICIIPPRRDHDYYTLVTMGMGAHEMDVPEGIEDVRRRAEVLINLPRDWRLDEESLQDNRWYWPIRMLKDVARLPVSTGCWLGWGHTVGMDEGERYDESTELCGCILLSPGVFGEDSYRCALPDGDEIEFFQVIPLYQEEIQHKIENDAETLLDVMNDDLLEVIDPLRLNAVTDFDRIDHDDAVMDDARRHQRIIDRLGLDTEKLAAYGHMSIYLEWCIRHGMMNGSFVSRHREVVESVRSGEMTDLRGFIQDDPDMDGRLTTLHLNRIGSFFTQWYNWGDKSNPYEFLRDVKDYVDTVFEGREWRDEEEMFNAYLLVPWSDEYRLRMMDTIDERFAQLMESFQDSPWLVEDDGFPDPDGWGGARDCAVSERIISGEPIGYCLRRRPEREDEGWESGWCFFADDDDDSRERMVFRSLGYICDLSPDIRRILDLPYGTAFMREEDGMLHPYEGNDEEDR; this is encoded by the coding sequence ATGAAAGGGGTCGGCAACAGCACCAGGGTCCTGGAGAAGGCGGAGTTGCTAAAGAGCCTCGGCGAGTACTCCGGATGCATACGGACGATCGAATCCGTTCCGGAAGAGGAGAGGAGCTATCGCATGACCCTGCTGCTGGGATGGGCGTACAGCGACCTGGCGGTCCTCGGAGACAAGGACTCCGGCCGCGACGAGCCGGATCAGGAGCTCCTCGGGAAGGCCGTGAGCATCCTCGAATCGGTAGGGGACCAGGGAAAAGAGGATCCGACCTGGAACGCGCGCATGTGCTATGCTCTCTGGATGACCGACGGGAGGGAGGCCGATGCACTGGAATACGCAATGATATGGAAGGAGTTGGACCCGAACAGCGAGGATGCCCGCAAGCAGGAGGTCACCATCAGGAGATACATCGACGAGAACGTGGACCAGAACCCTGAGATGTACGACGAGGCGCAGTGGGATGCCGTCGAGGATCACATCGCCGAACATTTCGGGGACTTCCCCAACGTGTTCCACGAGCTCGTGTCCCCGGACATCCACGTCGACATCTGCATCATCCCTCCCAGGAGGGACCACGACTACTACACCCTGGTCACCATGGGCATGGGCGCCCACGAGATGGATGTCCCCGAAGGAATCGAGGATGTCCGCAGAAGGGCGGAGGTGCTGATCAACCTCCCCCGTGACTGGAGGCTGGATGAGGAGTCCCTGCAGGACAACAGGTGGTACTGGCCGATCAGGATGCTCAAGGATGTGGCCAGGCTGCCGGTCAGCACGGGATGCTGGCTCGGATGGGGCCACACCGTGGGGATGGACGAGGGAGAGAGGTACGACGAAAGCACCGAGCTGTGCGGATGCATCCTGCTGAGCCCCGGCGTGTTCGGGGAGGACTCGTACAGATGCGCGCTGCCGGACGGGGACGAAATCGAGTTCTTCCAGGTGATCCCCTTGTACCAGGAGGAGATCCAGCACAAGATCGAGAATGATGCGGAGACCCTCCTGGACGTCATGAACGACGATCTGCTGGAGGTGATAGATCCGCTGAGGCTCAACGCCGTGACGGACTTCGACAGGATCGATCACGATGATGCCGTCATGGACGACGCCCGCAGGCATCAGCGCATCATAGACCGCCTTGGCCTCGACACGGAGAAACTGGCGGCGTACGGCCACATGTCGATCTATCTGGAATGGTGCATCAGGCATGGAATGATGAACGGGTCGTTCGTCTCGAGGCACCGTGAAGTCGTGGAATCAGTGAGGTCAGGGGAGATGACGGACCTCCGCGGGTTCATACAAGACGACCCTGACATGGACGGTAGGCTGACCACGCTGCATCTGAACCGTATCGGCTCGTTCTTCACACAGTGGTACAACTGGGGGGACAAATCCAACCCCTACGAGTTCCTCAGAGACGTCAAGGACTATGTAGACACTGTGTTCGAGGGCAGGGAATGGCGGGACGAGGAGGAGATGTTCAACGCGTACCTCCTGGTCCCGTGGTCCGATGAGTACCGCCTCCGCATGATGGATACCATAGACGAACGGTTCGCCCAGCTCATGGAGTCTTTCCAGGATTCCCCGTGGCTCGTCGAGGACGACGGCTTCCCGGATCCAGACGGGTGGGGCGGCGCCAGGGACTGTGCCGTCAGCGAGAGGATCATCTCCGGGGAGCCGATAGGATACTGCCTGCGCCGCAGACCGGAAAGGGAGGACGAGGGCTGGGAGTCTGGATGGTGCTTCTTCGCAGATGACGATGATGACAGCCGGGAGCGCATGGTGTTCCGCAGCCTGGGATACATCTGCGACCTGTCACCGGACATCAGGAGGATACTTGACCTGCCGTACGGGACGGCGTTCATGCGCGAAGAAGACGGCATGCTCCATCCATATGAGGGGAATGACGAAGAGGATAGATAA
- a CDS encoding DUF4241 domain-containing protein, which produces MQTEEWKRQYEKYRDKLTCWTDLEAYFTNEEVGNTAVDTMDIGTVNFPTGQILACDPLIELEDRLPYIQTVPPGTYPVTICVVPSEEYGDRYACVKVTVSDSRPVRYELAMIGDENLDEELEDGDYFGFIVDAGMGCIIDVESQNAFKKYWAERLEEDEDIDPYNDLFCDLLEESYNENPRYQRDGGDWVNWTVPGTGLNIPIFASGWGDGVYPCYFGYDSNGDVCGVYILFIDLENRSED; this is translated from the coding sequence ATGCAGACGGAAGAGTGGAAGAGGCAATACGAGAAGTACAGGGATAAGCTAACATGCTGGACTGACCTGGAGGCATACTTTACAAACGAAGAGGTGGGAAACACAGCCGTGGACACCATGGACATCGGTACAGTCAATTTCCCCACAGGGCAGATACTGGCATGTGACCCGCTGATAGAACTGGAGGACAGGCTGCCATACATCCAGACAGTGCCTCCTGGGACCTATCCGGTGACGATCTGCGTGGTGCCCAGCGAGGAGTACGGCGACCGTTACGCCTGTGTGAAGGTGACGGTTTCGGATTCCAGACCGGTGCGCTACGAACTGGCCATGATCGGCGACGAGAATCTGGACGAGGAGCTCGAAGACGGAGACTACTTCGGATTCATCGTCGACGCCGGCATGGGGTGCATCATTGATGTCGAGTCCCAGAACGCGTTCAAGAAGTATTGGGCGGAGCGTCTGGAAGAGGACGAGGACATAGATCCGTACAACGACCTTTTCTGCGACCTTCTCGAAGAGAGCTACAACGAGAACCCACGCTACCAGAGGGATGGAGGGGACTGGGTGAACTGGACCGTTCCCGGAACCGGTCTTAACATCCCGATATTCGCATCGGGATGGGGCGACGGCGTCTATCCCTGCTACTTCGGTTATGATTCCAACGGGGATGTCTGCGGAGTGTACATCCTGTTCATCGACTTGGAAAATAGATCAGAGGATTGA
- the acnA gene encoding aconitate hydratase AcnA has protein sequence MTEVGPCTKTLSTAEGDITIYSLRELEAKGIIKDLSKIPYSVKILIEGMLRQRDGATITDDDVVTAASWNPVENTDQDIPWIPARVLLQDLTGGAVITDLASMRAAVAAMGKDPELINPLMPVDLVIDHSVNTDYAGRDDAQELNEELDFQRNKERYALFKWAQKSLKNFRAVPPGNGICHQVNLEYLSPLVHVKDVDGVKIAYPDSCFGTDSHTTQIDGLGVLGWGVGGIEAEAAMVGQPSYMKLPDVVGFKLTGKLREGVNATDLVLTVVNMLRKKGVVGKFVEYYGEGYRNLDLADRATLANMGPEYGATTGFCPVDGKTIEYLRLTGRSEEHIDTVEKYCKEQGLWYTEDPEYTDTLELDLSTVVPCLAGHKRPQDLIPMTSMKESFADTLKALGVEEQRPAVAGQLGDGSLVIASITSCTNTANPSVMIAAGLVAKKAADLGLRPKDYVKTSLAPGSRVVTQYLQNSGLLVYLEKLGFQVCGYGCMTCIGNSGPLSDEVSNSIKSNDLVVAAIASSNRNFEGRIHPLVKANYLASPPLVVAYAIAGRVDIDLDREPLAVTEDGREVFLRDIWPSDAEVSKLVDEYVTRATFQSKYRDIFKGSARWDAVPCEDSPLFAWDEDSTYIRNPPFFDDIFEEPEIRSINRARCLAKLGDSITTDHISPAGAFSKDTDAGRYLMSKGVEPKDFNSYGSRRANHEVMVRGTFANVRLRNLLVPGSEGSCSIYHPDGTVDTIFETSRRYEEDMTPLIVLAGKEYGTGSSRDWAAKGPLLLGVKAVIAESFERIHRSNLVGMGIVPLQFLPGQTAETLGLNGTETFDIDLEDLEPKCTVRVTAYRDGQKLEFDTLCRVDVPAEVDYIANGGILQYVLRRMAQ, from the coding sequence ATGACAGAAGTCGGACCGTGCACGAAGACCCTCTCCACCGCAGAGGGCGACATCACGATATACAGCCTCCGCGAGCTGGAGGCGAAAGGAATCATCAAGGACCTCTCCAAGATCCCCTACTCCGTCAAGATCCTCATCGAGGGCATGCTCAGGCAGCGCGACGGAGCCACCATCACCGACGACGACGTCGTCACCGCCGCATCCTGGAACCCCGTCGAGAACACGGACCAGGACATCCCGTGGATCCCCGCCAGGGTCCTTCTGCAGGACCTGACCGGCGGAGCCGTCATCACGGACCTGGCCAGCATGAGGGCCGCCGTGGCCGCCATGGGCAAGGACCCCGAGCTCATCAACCCCCTGATGCCCGTGGACCTCGTCATCGACCACTCCGTCAACACGGACTACGCCGGAAGGGACGACGCCCAGGAGCTCAACGAGGAGCTGGACTTCCAGAGGAACAAGGAGCGCTACGCCCTGTTCAAGTGGGCCCAGAAGAGCCTGAAGAACTTCCGCGCCGTGCCCCCGGGCAACGGGATCTGCCACCAGGTCAACCTGGAGTACCTGTCCCCCCTCGTGCACGTCAAGGATGTGGACGGCGTTAAGATCGCATATCCGGACTCCTGCTTCGGAACGGACTCCCACACCACCCAGATCGACGGACTCGGCGTCCTCGGATGGGGCGTCGGAGGTATCGAGGCCGAGGCCGCCATGGTCGGCCAGCCCAGCTACATGAAGCTGCCCGACGTCGTCGGGTTCAAGCTGACCGGGAAGCTCAGGGAGGGCGTAAACGCCACCGACCTCGTGCTGACCGTGGTCAACATGCTCAGGAAGAAGGGCGTCGTCGGCAAGTTCGTGGAGTACTACGGCGAGGGGTACAGGAACCTGGACCTGGCCGACCGCGCCACGCTGGCCAACATGGGCCCCGAGTACGGCGCCACCACCGGGTTCTGCCCCGTGGACGGGAAGACGATCGAGTACCTCCGCCTGACCGGCAGGTCCGAGGAGCACATCGACACCGTGGAGAAGTACTGCAAGGAGCAGGGCCTCTGGTACACCGAGGACCCGGAGTACACCGACACCCTGGAGCTCGACCTGTCCACCGTGGTCCCCTGCCTCGCCGGGCACAAGAGGCCGCAGGACCTCATCCCCATGACCTCCATGAAGGAGTCCTTCGCGGACACCCTGAAGGCCCTTGGCGTGGAGGAGCAGAGGCCCGCCGTCGCCGGGCAGCTCGGGGACGGCTCCCTGGTCATCGCGTCCATCACCTCGTGCACCAACACCGCCAACCCCTCGGTCATGATCGCCGCCGGCCTGGTTGCCAAGAAGGCCGCCGACCTCGGCCTGAGGCCGAAGGACTACGTCAAGACCTCCCTGGCCCCCGGGTCCAGGGTCGTCACCCAGTACTTGCAGAACTCCGGCCTCCTCGTGTACCTGGAGAAGCTCGGGTTCCAGGTCTGCGGATACGGCTGCATGACATGCATCGGGAACTCCGGACCCCTGTCCGACGAGGTCTCCAACTCCATAAAGTCCAACGACCTGGTGGTCGCCGCCATCGCTTCCTCCAACAGGAACTTCGAGGGCAGGATCCACCCGCTCGTCAAGGCCAACTACCTGGCCTCCCCGCCCCTGGTCGTCGCGTACGCAATCGCCGGGCGCGTGGACATCGACCTGGACAGGGAGCCGCTGGCGGTCACCGAGGACGGGAGGGAGGTGTTCCTGAGGGACATCTGGCCCTCCGACGCCGAGGTCTCCAAGCTCGTCGACGAGTACGTCACCCGCGCCACCTTCCAGTCCAAGTACAGGGACATCTTCAAGGGATCCGCCAGGTGGGACGCCGTCCCCTGCGAGGACTCCCCGCTGTTCGCCTGGGACGAGGACTCCACCTACATCCGCAACCCGCCGTTCTTCGACGACATCTTCGAGGAGCCCGAGATCAGGAGCATCAACCGCGCCAGGTGCCTCGCCAAGCTGGGCGACTCCATCACCACCGACCACATCTCCCCCGCCGGGGCGTTCTCCAAGGACACCGACGCCGGCAGGTACCTGATGTCCAAGGGCGTGGAGCCGAAGGACTTCAACTCCTACGGGTCCCGCAGGGCCAACCACGAGGTCATGGTCAGGGGGACGTTCGCCAACGTCAGGCTCAGGAACCTCCTGGTCCCCGGCAGCGAGGGCAGCTGCTCCATCTACCACCCGGACGGCACCGTCGACACCATCTTCGAGACCTCCAGGAGGTACGAGGAGGATATGACCCCCCTGATCGTCCTCGCCGGCAAGGAGTATGGAACAGGGTCCAGCAGGGACTGGGCCGCCAAGGGCCCGCTCCTCCTCGGGGTGAAGGCGGTCATCGCCGAGTCCTTCGAGAGGATCCACAGGTCCAACCTCGTGGGCATGGGCATCGTCCCGCTGCAGTTCCTGCCCGGGCAGACCGCAGAGACCCTCGGGCTGAACGGCACCGAGACCTTCGACATCGACCTCGAGGACCTGGAGCCCAAGTGCACCGTCAGGGTGACCGCCTACAGGGACGGCCAGAAGCTGGAGTTCGACACCCTCTGCAGGGTCGACGTGCCGGCCGAGGTCGACTACATCGCCAACGGCGGGATCCTGCAGTACGTCCTGCGCAGGATGGCCCAGTGA
- the cas2 gene encoding CRISPR-associated endonuclease Cas2: protein MRLIVYFDLPVKTAEDRRQYTRFRKYLQMQGFIMIQESVYSKIAINATAAETVRKNLRNNRPKTGNVILLSVSERQYQEMEFLVGESQKEILDTLDRFVVL from the coding sequence ATGAGATTGATAGTGTACTTCGATCTCCCTGTGAAAACAGCTGAAGACAGACGTCAGTATACACGTTTCCGGAAATACCTGCAGATGCAGGGATTCATCATGATTCAGGAATCTGTGTATTCTAAAATAGCCATAAATGCGACTGCTGCCGAGACCGTCAGGAAGAATCTCCGTAACAACCGTCCGAAAACAGGCAACGTGATTCTGCTTTCCGTTTCTGAAAGACAATACCAGGAAATGGAGTTCCTGGTCGGCGAATCCCAAAAAGAGATCTTAGATACCTTAGACCGGTTCGTGGTACTTTGA
- the cas9 gene encoding type II CRISPR RNA-guided endonuclease Cas9 (Cas9, originally named Csn1, is the large, multifunctional signature protein of type II CRISPR/Cas systems. It is well known even to general audiences because its RNA-guided endonuclease activity has made it a popular tool for custom editing of eukaryotic genomes.), giving the protein MNRLNIADYEYYLGLDIGTSSLGWAATDPEYNILECGGKAMWGVHLFEEGKTAAERRMHRCARRRLERRKQRVALLRELFDEEVCKIDPSFFQRLDESGLHVEDKTIKQSNSLFNDKNFTDKEFHSKFPTVYHLRKFLMETDEKPDIRLVYLALHHIIKFRGHFIFSSISSDGIPDFKEIIDLLIQDVMKYGMDLNVSDYEILNGILTDRNIRVTDRKRLVKEALGCSTKPESKLGELLAGAKVKPSDIFEDDSIESDGISFSDNSIEDKMAELEDILDEDQWNTLRIVKQVYNWSVLSSLLKGHRSISYAKIASYEQHRSDLALLKKAVRKYASDMYKDVFKSGTIMGNYCSYSGKCGKIKPEKSCNQEEFCKFCLSVLSKTEAKNDPEYNDMMTRLSDGTFMPKQTSKTNSVFPYTIHKDEMIKILENASRFYPFLKTVNEDGLTTADKVIMIQGFRIPYYVGPLNTSAPMGAVNRSWAVRKSNTPVRPWNFDDVVDREASAEAFMENLTSMCTYMIGEKVLPKNSIVYSYFTLYNELNNIRVNGDRVPVDIKKRMVSDLFENPDRKGRVTKNAVSKYLVSIGVLDGREDAEITGMDNDIKTSLRPLTIMKEIIGQKANDRDFCEEIIRIVTVFEEAQDIRRKLKTDFGDRLTDEEIGRLAKLGFEGWGRLSKRFLTGLHEFSPELGRDACILDIMENTQYNLMEVLSRYGFEKQIEKINQEMTTDADIDYGSVDRLYVSPAVKRGIWRTVCVAKDVMKFIGHPPKKVFVETTRQNIDPSKKKRTESRRNTLIQLYKACREDSQWLTDLESRSDADLKSRNMYLYYTQLGRCMYCGRKIDIEELGNTDSVDRDHIYPQSLIKDDSIHNNLVLSCKKCNSEKSNRFPIAPEVQMSMKPMWDILRDKKYITSEKYSRLVRKDDFSQDELSRFISRQLVETSQSVKGAVEILGRLFGGDTEIVYVKAGLVSEFRQNSGSDVMIKCRSINDYHHAKDAYLNIVVGNVYDTKFTKDYRNFIDSGEHYNLSKMYDSEVSRSGNTAWIPGENGSMRIVLKNMRRNNILFTKQPFVKKGAFFDDNLVRAKGNAIERKRGMDTEKYGGYNKPTGACYSLVEYKDKKRTIRSLEVVPVYMLGAIDKPDSIRRYHSETMGKDVEVIIPVIRLNTLFEWNGFRMHIGGRTGDSILFYNAVNLLMDDTRMKYCKILFKFDSDRKDRVIRPAEYYGITQDMNMDLYDYLAQRASSKPYEQFMTAFCENLHSGRIEFEELDCLEQASLLNSILLAFHCNNSNANLKAIKGSTVAGRIQVNKKLPDRKSAEVFIINQSPSGLWENKVRIN; this is encoded by the coding sequence GAATGCACAGATGTGCAAGACGCAGACTAGAACGTCGCAAACAAAGAGTGGCACTCCTTCGCGAACTGTTTGATGAAGAGGTCTGCAAGATAGACCCCTCTTTCTTCCAGAGACTGGACGAGAGCGGACTGCATGTTGAAGATAAAACTATCAAACAAAGCAACAGCTTGTTTAACGACAAGAACTTCACAGACAAAGAATTCCACTCGAAATTCCCAACCGTCTATCATCTTCGCAAATTCCTGATGGAAACAGATGAGAAGCCAGACATCAGGCTTGTTTACCTTGCTCTACATCACATCATCAAATTCAGGGGCCATTTCATCTTCAGTAGCATCAGTTCAGACGGCATTCCTGACTTCAAGGAAATCATCGACTTACTGATTCAGGATGTGATGAAGTACGGCATGGATCTGAATGTCTCCGATTATGAGATTCTGAATGGAATCCTCACTGATCGCAACATACGTGTGACAGACCGCAAAAGACTCGTGAAGGAGGCTCTTGGCTGTTCCACTAAACCAGAGAGCAAACTCGGAGAGCTTCTGGCAGGAGCCAAGGTAAAACCTTCAGACATCTTTGAGGACGATTCCATAGAATCTGACGGCATATCATTCTCCGATAATTCCATCGAAGACAAGATGGCAGAACTCGAAGACATCTTAGACGAAGACCAGTGGAACACTCTGAGAATCGTCAAGCAGGTGTACAACTGGTCAGTACTATCATCTCTTCTGAAAGGACATCGCTCCATATCGTATGCAAAAATTGCATCGTATGAGCAGCACCGCTCGGATCTGGCTCTGCTGAAAAAGGCGGTTCGTAAGTATGCCAGCGACATGTACAAGGATGTCTTCAAAAGTGGCACTATCATGGGTAACTACTGCAGTTACTCTGGCAAATGTGGAAAGATCAAACCCGAGAAAAGCTGCAATCAGGAGGAATTCTGTAAATTCTGCCTGTCCGTCTTATCAAAAACCGAAGCCAAAAACGATCCAGAATACAACGATATGATGACGCGCCTCTCCGACGGGACGTTCATGCCTAAACAGACCTCAAAGACTAACAGTGTGTTCCCGTACACAATCCATAAAGATGAGATGATCAAGATCCTTGAAAACGCATCCCGCTTCTACCCATTCCTAAAAACTGTGAACGAGGATGGGCTGACAACGGCTGACAAGGTAATCATGATTCAGGGCTTCAGAATTCCATATTATGTAGGGCCTCTGAATACATCAGCACCCATGGGTGCTGTAAACAGATCATGGGCTGTCCGCAAATCCAACACCCCGGTGAGACCCTGGAACTTCGATGACGTGGTAGACAGAGAAGCAAGTGCAGAAGCGTTCATGGAGAATCTCACAAGCATGTGCACATACATGATTGGAGAGAAGGTCCTTCCCAAAAATTCCATCGTGTATTCGTACTTCACATTATACAATGAACTGAACAACATACGTGTCAATGGTGACCGTGTACCTGTCGACATCAAAAAACGCATGGTCTCTGACCTGTTCGAAAATCCCGATAGAAAAGGTCGCGTGACCAAGAACGCCGTATCAAAATATCTTGTTAGTATCGGAGTATTGGACGGCAGAGAGGATGCAGAGATCACAGGAATGGATAATGACATCAAAACATCCCTCAGACCTTTGACGATTATGAAAGAAATAATCGGACAGAAGGCAAATGATAGAGACTTTTGCGAGGAGATTATCCGCATCGTAACGGTTTTCGAAGAAGCCCAAGATATCAGAAGGAAACTGAAGACGGATTTCGGCGATCGTCTAACCGACGAAGAGATAGGAAGGCTTGCCAAACTCGGATTCGAAGGCTGGGGGAGGCTGTCCAAAAGGTTCCTGACAGGACTCCATGAATTCAGTCCTGAACTCGGCAGAGATGCCTGTATCCTGGACATCATGGAGAACACCCAGTACAACCTGATGGAAGTACTATCCAGATATGGATTCGAGAAACAGATTGAGAAAATTAATCAGGAGATGACGACAGATGCAGACATCGATTACGGATCTGTGGACAGGTTGTATGTCTCTCCTGCTGTTAAACGTGGCATATGGAGAACCGTATGTGTGGCAAAGGATGTCATGAAATTCATCGGACATCCTCCGAAGAAGGTTTTCGTGGAGACGACACGTCAGAACATAGACCCTTCCAAGAAGAAACGCACCGAATCCAGGAGAAACACGTTGATCCAGTTGTACAAGGCCTGTCGGGAGGATTCCCAATGGTTAACAGATCTGGAAAGCAGAAGTGATGCAGACCTCAAAAGTCGCAATATGTATCTCTACTACACTCAGCTGGGCAGATGCATGTATTGTGGTCGCAAAATCGACATAGAGGAACTTGGAAACACAGACTCCGTTGACAGAGACCACATCTACCCTCAGTCACTAATCAAGGATGACAGCATCCACAACAATCTGGTCCTTTCATGCAAGAAATGCAACTCAGAGAAGAGCAACAGATTCCCCATAGCTCCCGAAGTACAGATGAGCATGAAGCCCATGTGGGATATCCTGCGTGATAAGAAGTACATCACTTCGGAGAAATATTCACGCCTAGTCAGAAAAGATGATTTCAGCCAGGACGAACTCAGCAGATTCATCAGCCGTCAGCTGGTGGAGACTAGCCAATCTGTCAAAGGGGCCGTAGAGATTCTTGGAAGGCTCTTCGGAGGAGACACAGAGATTGTGTATGTCAAAGCAGGTCTCGTGTCAGAATTCCGCCAAAACAGCGGATCGGACGTCATGATCAAATGCAGATCCATAAACGACTATCATCACGCTAAGGACGCATACTTGAATATTGTTGTTGGTAACGTGTATGACACCAAATTCACCAAGGACTATCGGAATTTTATCGACTCTGGCGAACATTACAATCTTTCCAAGATGTACGATAGCGAAGTCTCCAGGAGCGGAAACACCGCATGGATACCCGGGGAAAATGGAAGCATGAGGATTGTTCTAAAGAATATGAGACGCAACAACATACTGTTCACCAAACAACCGTTTGTAAAGAAGGGCGCATTTTTCGATGACAACCTTGTGAGAGCTAAAGGAAACGCCATCGAAAGGAAGAGAGGGATGGATACCGAAAAGTATGGTGGGTACAATAAACCAACGGGAGCCTGCTATTCCCTTGTGGAATACAAAGACAAGAAAAGAACCATCCGGTCCTTAGAAGTCGTGCCGGTTTACATGCTGGGTGCAATCGACAAACCGGATTCCATACGCAGATATCACAGCGAGACAATGGGAAAGGACGTAGAAGTAATCATTCCCGTAATCAGGTTAAACACCCTCTTCGAATGGAACGGATTCAGGATGCATATAGGTGGAAGAACTGGCGACAGCATCCTGTTCTACAACGCCGTCAACCTCCTGATGGATGATACAAGAATGAAGTATTGTAAAATCCTCTTCAAATTCGATTCGGATCGTAAGGACAGGGTTATCAGACCAGCAGAATACTACGGAATAACCCAGGACATGAACATGGATCTCTATGATTATCTGGCGCAGAGGGCCAGTTCAAAACCATATGAGCAGTTCATGACCGCATTCTGTGAGAACCTCCATTCTGGTAGGATCGAATTCGAAGAGCTCGATTGCTTGGAGCAGGCATCTTTGTTGAACTCGATACTCCTTGCCTTCCACTGCAACAACTCAAACGCCAATCTCAAAGCAATCAAAGGATCTACGGTCGCGGGAAGGATTCAGGTAAACAAGAAACTTCCCGACAGGAAATCTGCAGAAGTGTTCATCATCAACCAGTCGCCTTCCGGCCTTTGGGAGAATAAAGTGAGAATAAACTGA